A genomic segment from Aegilops tauschii subsp. strangulata cultivar AL8/78 chromosome 1, Aet v6.0, whole genome shotgun sequence encodes:
- the LOC109747563 gene encoding arabinogalactan protein 16 — translation MTRFNKAALIAQDSVSVRGAIGVLRKLLLLVLVKSHNLAPAPAPTSDASSVDQGVAYFLMILALVLTYLIHPLDASSPYKLF, via the exons atgacaagattcaacaaagcagcattgattgcacaagattcagtatcggtaagaggagcaatcggagtgctaaggaaattattattgttggtattggtaaagtcacataatttg GCCCCCGCGCCGGCGCCCACCAGCGACG CATCCTCGGTCGACCAAGGCGTTGCCTATTTTCTGATGATCCTGGCGCTGGTGCTCACCTACCTCATCCACCCGTTGGACGCCTCCTCCCCGTACAAGCTCTTCTGA